A single Oryza brachyantha chromosome 8, ObraRS2, whole genome shotgun sequence DNA region contains:
- the LOC102704442 gene encoding mavicyanin encodes MAAVLAAMLCAALVVFAAVADARDLTVGGNGGGGGWKVPPQPDALNKWAAATRFHVGDKLVFKFDGAADAVLEVTREDYNRCSTASPLATYKPTGGAGAATVPLTRSGLHYFVSGAPGSCDKGERVIVLVMSEKHSRPGHGFFAPVPAPAPGQSPLAAGLFQGPAPSPATGAAGTTAASAALLVAAALLVAAAVAGF; translated from the exons ATGGCGGCGGTGTTGGCTGCGATGCTCTGCGCCGCGCTGGTGGTGTTCGCGGCCGTGGCGGACGCCAGGGACCTCACTgtcggcggcaacggcggcggcggtgggtggAAGGTGCCGCCGCAGCCCGACGCACTCAACAAGTGGGCCGCGGCCACCCGCTTCCACGTAGGCGATAAGCTCG TGTTCAAGttcgacggcgcggcggacgcggTGCTGGAGGTGACCCGGGAGGACTACAACCGCTGCAGCACGGCGAGCCCGCTCGCCACCTACAagcccaccggcggcgccggcgccgccacggtGCCGCTGACGCGCTCGGGCCTGCACTACTTCGTGAGCGGCGCCCCCGGGAGCTGCGACAAGGGGGAGCGCGTCATCGTCCTCGTCATGTCGGAGAAGCACAGCCGCCCAGGCCACGGCTTCTTCGCGCCGGTGCCGGCCCCCGCGCCCGGGCAGTCCCCACTGGCCGCGGGGCTCTTCCAGGGCCCcgccccgtcgccggcgaccggtGCCGCCGGAACGACCGCGGCGAGCGCCGCCCTGCTCGTTGCCGCAGCCCTCctcgttgcggcggcggtcgccggCTTCTGA